From the Microcoleus sp. FACHB-831 genome, one window contains:
- a CDS encoding response regulator transcription factor, with protein MLSCHQPFVRVLVVDDHELTRFSLSLALQSQSNIELVGLASNGKEAIEMVERYHPDVIILDLQMPVLDGLSASIQIKSIYPNTKIIAYSSVEDPQSEVMAQMARIDVFCKKDTATPELIALVKELGQRAASA; from the coding sequence ATGTTGTCCTGTCACCAGCCCTTTGTACGTGTTCTTGTTGTTGACGATCATGAATTAACTAGGTTTAGCCTCAGCTTAGCCTTACAAAGCCAGAGTAATATCGAGCTTGTTGGTCTGGCTAGTAATGGAAAAGAGGCAATAGAAATGGTCGAGCGTTACCACCCCGACGTGATTATTCTCGACCTGCAAATGCCTGTGCTGGACGGCTTGAGCGCATCCATTCAGATAAAAAGCATTTATCCTAACACTAAGATCATTGCCTACTCGTCTGTAGAAGATCCCCAGAGTGAGGTTATGGCTCAAATGGCGCGGATTGATGTTTTTTGTAAGAAAGATACCGCTACTCCCGAACTGATTGCTCTAGTAAAGGAACTGGGTCAGCGTGCGGCTAGTGCTTAA